From Bradyrhizobium sp. AZCC 1610:
TTCGGCCAGCACCAGCCGCTGAACCGGCAGAGCGAGCGATATGCCCGCGAGGGGATCGATCTGAGCGTATCGACACTGGCCGACCAGGTGGGCGCCTGCACGACGGTGCTGCAGCCACTCCACGCGCTGATCGAGGCCCATGTCCTGGCCGCGGAACGGTTGCACGGTGACGACACCACGATCCCGATCCTGGCGAAGGGCAAGACGGTCAAGGGGCACATCTGGACCTACGTCCGTGACGATCGTTCCTTCGGCAGTCGGGCACCGCCGGCGGCGCTGTATTACGCCTCGCGCGACCGACGGCACGAACATCCCGTCCGGCATCTTCGCGACTTCGCCGGCATTCTGCAGGCCGACGCTTATGACGGGTACAACGAGCTTTACGCGGCGTTCCGCTTGCCGGGGCCGATCACATCGGCGCTGTGTTGGGCGCACGCAAGGCGGCAGTTCTTCGAGTTGGCTGATATTGCCGCCAATGCCCGGCGTGGCAAGAAGGCAGCCGCGATCTCGCCTGTCGCGCTGGAGGCCGTCAGGCGCATCGATATGCTGTTTGATATCGAGCGCGGCATCAATGGCCTTGTCGCTGACGAGCGGCGGCGCGTCCGCAAGGAGCAGAGCGCCCCTCTTGTGACGGCCCTGGAAGCCTGGCTGCGGGAGGAGCGTGCCCGCCTGTCGCGCTCGGCCTCCGTTGTCGAGCCGATCGACTACATGCTCAAGCGTTGGGACCGGTTTGCGCGATTCATCGACGACGGCCGGATCTGCCTCACCAACAACGCGGCCGAACGCGCGCTGCGCGGCTTTGCTCTGGGACGCAAATCCTGGCTGTTCGCCGGCTCCGAACGCGGTGCCGATCGTGCCGCTGCCATGGCCACGCTAATCATGACGGCGAAGCTCAACGATATCGATCCGCTGGCCTGGCTTGCCGACGTACTCGGCCGCATCGCCGGCATCCCGCAGGGGCGGCTCCATGAGCTGCTGCCCTGGGAATGGAAACGCACGGCGTCAAATCCCGCCGCCGCTCAGGCAGCCTAACTATCACGTCGGGTCAAAACGGCATCGACGGGCTGCGCGATCTTCTGGCGTGGAATTGGAGTGTCGCACCCGAACGAACTGGGATGGCGGCATGATGCGCATCATCGCAGGCTGGCCGGCTCGACTGCGGTCTCGGCGTCCGCAGTATCGGCGTGGATAGCCTCCCGGATCAGCCGCTCCGTCGTCTGCTCGAAATAGAGCCAGAGGTCCGTGTGCAGGTCAGAAAACTGCCGCCACACCACGGTGTCGAAAAAGCGGCGCGGTGCCCTGACCATGATCGTCGTCGAGCGCTGCCGCGGATATCGGAACGGCCGAATGCCATAACGCCGGCACAAGGCGATGAACAATCGGACCGACCATTGGTCCGGCAAGCTGAACTTCATCTCGACGGCGGGATCGCGGCGGCAGGCCTCCTCGAGCTTGGCCTTCAGCCGCTCTGCCGCGGCTTCGGCGGCATCACGTTCTCCCGCAGTGGTCGCGCCGAAATATAGCGCTTCCACCTTCTTTAGCCGCTCCCGAAGCTGCTCTTCGATCAGCATAACCTCGCTCCTTGATAGAAACGAGGCCATCGCACGAACCGGCCGTCAATCGCGGAAAATACGCCGTCCACACATCATTGCACGGCCGGCCTGGAGTTCGGACCAGAGTCTCCCGCGGCCTTGGGCGGATGCTTACATCTCGATTACAGGAGGGGATGATGGATTGGAACAGGATCGAAGGAAACTGGAAGCAGTTCAAGGGCTCCGCCAAGGAGAAGTGGGGCAAGCTCACCGATGACGATCTCAACGTGATCGAGGGCCGCCGCGAGCAACTCGAGGGCAAGCTGCAGCAGCGCTACGGCTTTGCCAAGGACCAGATCCACAAGGACGTGGACGACTGGTTCCGGACGTTGAAGTAGGTCACGCTTCTGAGCATGAAAGCCCCGGCATGTGCCGGGGCTTTTTCGTTCTGTTGATCGGCTCTAGATTACGGCGATGTATTTCAAGAGCGAGATCACCCCGAGGATGATCACGACGACACGGGCAATCTGCTTGGCGCGGCCGTCGAGCGGCAGCAGGTTGATGAGATAGAGAACGAGAATAACGACCAGGAACGTGATGAGTACATTTATAAGCATGCGGGTCCCCCCTTCGGCACTCGCCGAAAAATGCGCTGGTAGCGGTTTGTTAACGTGAACCTGCGCGGCAGGTTCCGGTTGGGGAACTGCAAATCTCCCGGCAAAAATCGCAAGCGTTTTCAATGACCCCGTAGTACTACCCGGCTCCAAACTGCCTAAGTCTTTACCGTTGTCCCTCCAAATGGCCGGGCGTCTTGGGGGACCATCATGTTGAACCGACTGACCGTATCCGCGCTGCTGAAGACCGTCATCCTCGTCACCTCCTTCTGCGTGGTGGTTGGATTTTCGCTCAACGCCTGGGACTCCTGGGGCCGCTTGCAGGCCGCGAGCCGCATCGCCGTGATCGCGGATGCCTCCGCAAACATGTTCAAGGCAATGCACAATCTGCGCACCGACCGCTCCACGACCAACCGGCTGCTGAATTCCGACGCGCCGATGGAAGCCGACATCGAGAAGTACCTGCGCAACATTCGCGACATCGAAATGCCGGCGATGAACAACGCGCTCGGCCTGCTCGGCGGCATCGACTTCGCGCAGAAGCAGACGCTGGTGCCCGAGTTCGAGCGCCTGCTCAAGGCGATGACCTCGCTGCAGAAGGAGTTCTGGGAAGCGATGGGCAAGCCGAAGGCTTCGCGCCGCCAGACACTGGCCAAGGAGTATATGGACACGGCGACCGCGATGCTGGATACGCTCGACAAGCTGTCCGGGTCGGTTGCCGCCGCCATCAATCACCAGGATGCAACGATCGACCAGTTGCTCGCGATCAAGCAGATCGCGTGGCTGTTGCGCAACACCGCCGGCGAAGCGTCGCTGATCGTCTCGATCGGGCTCAGCTCCGGCAAGATCACGCCGGAGGCGAAGCTCGCCTATACCAAATATGCCGGCGGCATCGACGCCGCATGGAGTGCGCTGGAATTGACGGCGGCGGGGATGCAATTGCCTCCGCCGATTTCCGCCGCCATGGCCGCGACCAAAACCGGCTATTTCGAGCCGCAATATCTCGCCTTGCGCGATCGGCTGCTCACGCAGATTGCGGCCGGCGAGAAGGCGGAATTGACCCCGAACCAATGGACTCCGGTCACGGTCGGACGTCTCGCCACCGCCGTAGGCGTGGCCGAAGCCGCCCTCGACGCCGCCAAGGATCACGCCGCGCATTTGCGCTCCACCGCCCAGCGTTCGCTGGCGATGCAGCTCGCGCTGCTGGCCGGCGCGCTGGCGCTCGCGTTCGGCGCCATGGCGATCGTCACCCGCCGCGTCATCAAGCCGCTGCACATCATGCGCGATGCCATGCTGAAGGTCGCGGCCGGCGACCTCCACGTCGATACCGGCTACGCCGCGCGCCACGACGAAATCGGCGCGCTGGCCGGCGCGCTCGAGACCTTCAAGCAGCAGGCGGCCGACAAGGCCCGGATCGAGGCGCAGGAGCGCGAGCGCAACGCCGGCGCCATGGCGCGGCAACAGGCGATCGAGAGCTATGTCGGCGAGTTCGAGAGCATGGTGCGCCAGACGCTCAACCAGCTCGGCGACGCTTCCGGCCAGATGCGGACCACTTCGGCCGGCCTGTCGACGATTTCGCGCCAGACCAACGAGCGCGTGCAGATCGCCGGCAAGGCTTCCGGCGAGGCCTCGATGAGCGTCGAGACGGTTGCCGCGGCTTCCGAAGAGCTCAGCGCCTCGATCAATGACATCAGCCAGCAGGCGGCGCATGCGGCGAGCATCGCCAGCCGCGCGGTCGGCCAGGCGCGCAACACCGACGGCACCGTCCAGGGGCTCGCCCAATCGGCGGGGCGGATCGGTGAGGTCGTCGGTCTCATCAACACCATCGCCGCCCAGACCAACCTCCTAGCGCTCAACGCCACCATCGAGGCCGCACGCGCCGGCGAGGCCGGCCGCGGCTTCGCGGTGGTCGCCTCCGAAGTCAAATCGCTGGCGAGCCAGACGGCGAAGGCGACGGAGGAAATCTCCGAGCAGATCTCCGACATCCAGCGGGTCGCGGGCGAAGCCATCGACGCCATCAAGGGCATCGGCAGCATCATCGGCGAGGTCAACGAGGTCGCGACCGCGATTGCCGCCGCCGTGCAGCAACAGGGCGCGGCCACGCAAGAGATCACGCGCTCGACGCAATTTGCGGCGCAAGGCACCAAGAACGTGTCCGACAACATCACCGGCGTGAAGGCCGATGCGGACGCGGCGGCCGCCGCCGCCGAGGATGTGAAGCAGGCTTCCCGGACGCTGGAGACACAGAGCCAGCAACTGGGCAATCAGGTCACTGATTTCCTCGGCAAGATCCGCGCGGCGTAAGTCGTTACTGTCATGCCCGGGCTTGACCGGGGCATCCATCCATCTTCACAAGATTCCTACGAAGGCGATGGATAGCCCGGCCATGACAGCTCGTGATTACTCCCGCGCCACCACGGGCACACGGCCATACTTGGCGCGGACCTTGTCGGAGGCGGGTGAGAAATTCAGTTCCGCACCGCGCCTGTCGCCGCTGCGGCCTGCGACCAGAAGGCCGTTCTCGCCAGCGACGATGTCGCCCTTGCGTAGCGTCGGGTCGTCCTCGATCTTGACTGGCGCCAGCCCGACCTGGTCCTTGCCGTTGCAGGTGCAGCCCGCCACGAGTTCATTGCGATAGCGGAAGGCGTTCGGCAGCTCCGAGTAGGGCTTGCCGTTCTCGGCGGTCGCGTTGTCGATGCTGCTGCCGTAAAACACTTTGGTTTCGCTCGCCGGGCAGAAACCGTTGCAGGACCCCGCGCGGCTGGCATTGTCTGATGCGGTGACCGGGAAATAACGGCCGTCGCAGGTCCGCACGCAAAACGCCTGGCCGCCGCCGCCATAGCGGCCACGCCCCTCGCCGCGCGGCGCGTAGACCTGGCCATCGTCGTTGCCGAACGGCATCTGGATATAGGGCTGATGGCGCGGGCGGCCGAGGCCGCCGAACAGTTGCGAGAAGAAGTCCTGGGCCTGCGCGGCCGGCGCCAGCACCGAGGCGCACATCAGCGCGGCTGCCCCCCATGCTGTGAGTTTTCCCGATCGCATCAAGCTTCTCCTGTCACGCAACACGACGCATCCATTCAGTTTACTTGCGGTGCAATAAGGTTCATTGCCTGGCGGCCCGAAGGCGCGGCCGCGGCCGGGCGCAGATGCGCGCCGGCTGGACGAGCCGCGATGCCGGTCCTGGTATCCCCGCCTCGCGCCATGACCGGCGCGTTCTTCGGCAGCACCACGACTTTGGTGCCGACATCGACCCGGCTGAACAGATCGGTGACGTCCTCATTGGTCAGGCGAATGCATCCCGACGAGACGAATTTCCCGATCGTCGAGGGATCGTTGGTGCCGTGAATGCGGTACTGGCTGGTGCCGAGATACATCGCCCGCGCGCCGAGCGGATTGCCGGGACCGCCGGCCATGAAGCGCGGCAGATAGGGCTGGCGCGCGATCATCGCGCCAGGTGGATGCCAGTCCGGCCATTCCGCCTTGCGGCTGATGGTCTGCACCCCGGACCAGGTAAAGCCTTCGCGGCCGACGCCGACGCCGTACCTGATGGCACGGCCCTGTCCGAGCACGTAGTAGAGCGTGGTGTTGCCGGTATCGATGATGATGGTGCCGGGCGCCTCCGCCGTACCAAAGGCGACGACGGCGCGGCGAAGCCGCTCGGGCGTTGCACCCTCGTCCGACGCGATCACCTCATCGGCGGGATATCCATTCGGCTGGGTCGAAGCGTAGCCGAGCGTCTGCGCACTCGCAGCGCTCGAGGTCACTAACGGCGTCAGCAAGACGGCGCTGACGAGGACGAGCGCGCTTGCCACGCGCGACGAAAGCCGGCGATCGGTGGACTGTGTCATGGGCCTGCCCCGCTGGATGTGGGCATCATTGGATGCTCTGCACCAACAAACGCGGCTGCGGCCCGGCGGTTCCGTGCGGCCGACGCCACGCCACAGCGCGCCTGATGCGACACCGCTCACGCCTGCGCGATTGGAACCCGCGCGTTCGCGTCACGTTATGCTCGCAGTCCGGTTTGCGACGTCGCCTTTGCCGTGTCATCGCCGTTTCGGGCGAGGGAAAGCCATTGTGAGCGTCATTCCCACCAAGCCTTCGCCCGCCAAGCGGGGAGGCGCGCCGGTCCCTGACAGCAAGACCGAATTTCCGCCGGTGATCCGCCGCACGGAAGTGGTGGCCATCGCCCTCGTTGGCCTGCTGATCATATGCGTCATCGCCGGACTTTATCTGGCCAAGGCGTTCTTTCTGCCGATCACGATGGCCTTCATCGTCGGCACCATGCTCTCGCCGGCCGCCAGTTTCCTGGAGCGCTACCGCATCCCGCGCGCGGTCGCGGCCGTGCTGATCGTGGCGGCCGTCAGCGCAGGCTCGGCCTTTATGGTCGGCCTGATCGCCTCGCCCGCCATCGAATGGAGCAGCAAACTGCCGGAGCTCGGGGCGCGGCTGAAGGAGAAAATGTACGTGTTCGACCGGCCGCTCGCGCTCTGGCAGGAGTTGCAGAGCTTGCTGGGCGGTCCCGACACGCTGACGACATTGCATCTGCCGAAGGTCGACTGGGTGCAGCCGACACTGGAATTCCTGTCGCCGACCTTTGCCGAATTCCTGCTGTTCATCGCGACGCTGATCCTGTTCATCGCGAGCTGGCGCGAATTGCGCCGGGCCTTGATCATGAATTTCGGCGAGCGGACGTGGCGGCTGCGGACGCTGCGGATCCTCAACGAGATCGAGGACCATCTCGGCAACTACCTCCTGGTGGTGGCCACGATCAATATCGGCGTCGGCATCGCCACCGGGCTGATCTGTGCGCTCACGGGCATGCCCAATCCGGCCAGTCTCGGCGCGCTGGCTGCGATCCTGAATTTCATTCCGATCATCGGCCCGGTGGCGATGTTCGCCGTCCTGGTCGTGGTCGGTCTCGTCGCATTTCCGACCATCGGCGCCGGCCTGCTGGCGCCGGCCATGTTTGCAGTGATGACCTTTCTGGAGGGCCATTTCCTGACGCCGACGATCGTCGGGCGCCGGCTGGCGCTGAACGCGCTCGCCGTGTTTCTGACGCTTGCGTTCTGGACCTGGCTGTGGGGCCCGATGGGCGCGTTCCTGTCGTCACCGCTCCTGATCGTCGCGCTGATCGTGAAGGAGCATCTGACGCCGGTCGATTCGCCGCAGTTGCCGGAGGACTAGCAAACTCCGCATCGGGAACTTCCCCTTCGACGGGGCGTTTGTTCCGCACCTGATTTCAGTACCTGGGAGCTTTCGATGTCGACGACGAACGGTGAAGCCGCGGCGAGAAATCCGACCGACAAAGCGACCTATGAACGCCTGCAGAAGGATGTAATCGCCGTGAAAAACGATATCGCAGCCCTGACCGAGCAAATCACCGACGCTCTCAACAGTTTTGCCGGCACCGCCAGCAAGCAGGCGCGGCGCGGCTACAAGCAGGCGCGCGCCAATGCGGAACAGGCTGTGGAAGATGTGTCCGAACGCGGCAGCGCGATGATGGATGCCGCTCAAGACGCAGCCTCGTCCATCGAGGAGACGCTGGAAGACGCCATTACGCAGCGTCCGCTGGCAGCCGTGGGCCTCGCTCTCGGCATAGGCTTGCTGATCGGCTTGACGTGGCGCAGGTAGTTTTGGCGCAGGTAGTCTTGGACCCGGGCGCAGATCGTTGTCGCGTCGGTAATGATGGCGCGCGCCATGGTTTGTTGCGCTGTTGTTTTCAGATCGAGGCGTTTCAGATCGAGGCTTGGCCATGTTTCAGCGATGGATTGACGATTTCAAGAATTCGGCCAGCAGCACGCTGCGGCTGACATCGCTGGCGGCGGCCGCGGCGATGGCGTTGCTCATCACCGCCGCATTTCTGTGCGCC
This genomic window contains:
- the tnpC gene encoding IS66 family transposase, which encodes MILAERAARVEAEAVAAGAKAEAATAQADLSSHEALIAHLKLQIEKLRRELYGSRSERTARLLEQMELQLEDLEAAATEDELAAEKAAARTETVKSFERRRPSRKPFPEHLPRERVVIAAPENCPCCGSAKLSKLGEDVTETLEVVPRSWKVIQTVRERFSCRSCETIAQPPAPFHVTPRGFAGPNLLAMILFEKFGQHQPLNRQSERYAREGIDLSVSTLADQVGACTTVLQPLHALIEAHVLAAERLHGDDTTIPILAKGKTVKGHIWTYVRDDRSFGSRAPPAALYYASRDRRHEHPVRHLRDFAGILQADAYDGYNELYAAFRLPGPITSALCWAHARRQFFELADIAANARRGKKAAAISPVALEAVRRIDMLFDIERGINGLVADERRRVRKEQSAPLVTALEAWLREERARLSRSASVVEPIDYMLKRWDRFARFIDDGRICLTNNAAERALRGFALGRKSWLFAGSERGADRAAAMATLIMTAKLNDIDPLAWLADVLGRIAGIPQGRLHELLPWEWKRTASNPAAAQAA
- a CDS encoding CsbD family protein, coding for MDWNRIEGNWKQFKGSAKEKWGKLTDDDLNVIEGRREQLEGKLQQRYGFAKDQIHKDVDDWFRTLK
- a CDS encoding Thivi_2564 family membrane protein, yielding MLINVLITFLVVILVLYLINLLPLDGRAKQIARVVVIILGVISLLKYIAVI
- a CDS encoding methyl-accepting chemotaxis protein, with the protein product MLNRLTVSALLKTVILVTSFCVVVGFSLNAWDSWGRLQAASRIAVIADASANMFKAMHNLRTDRSTTNRLLNSDAPMEADIEKYLRNIRDIEMPAMNNALGLLGGIDFAQKQTLVPEFERLLKAMTSLQKEFWEAMGKPKASRRQTLAKEYMDTATAMLDTLDKLSGSVAAAINHQDATIDQLLAIKQIAWLLRNTAGEASLIVSIGLSSGKITPEAKLAYTKYAGGIDAAWSALELTAAGMQLPPPISAAMAATKTGYFEPQYLALRDRLLTQIAAGEKAELTPNQWTPVTVGRLATAVGVAEAALDAAKDHAAHLRSTAQRSLAMQLALLAGALALAFGAMAIVTRRVIKPLHIMRDAMLKVAAGDLHVDTGYAARHDEIGALAGALETFKQQAADKARIEAQERERNAGAMARQQAIESYVGEFESMVRQTLNQLGDASGQMRTTSAGLSTISRQTNERVQIAGKASGEASMSVETVAAASEELSASINDISQQAAHAASIASRAVGQARNTDGTVQGLAQSAGRIGEVVGLINTIAAQTNLLALNATIEAARAGEAGRGFAVVASEVKSLASQTAKATEEISEQISDIQRVAGEAIDAIKGIGSIIGEVNEVATAIAAAVQQQGAATQEITRSTQFAAQGTKNVSDNITGVKADADAAAAAAEDVKQASRTLETQSQQLGNQVTDFLGKIRAA
- a CDS encoding DUF2865 domain-containing protein, coding for MRSGKLTAWGAAALMCASVLAPAAQAQDFFSQLFGGLGRPRHQPYIQMPFGNDDGQVYAPRGEGRGRYGGGGQAFCVRTCDGRYFPVTASDNASRAGSCNGFCPASETKVFYGSSIDNATAENGKPYSELPNAFRYRNELVAGCTCNGKDQVGLAPVKIEDDPTLRKGDIVAGENGLLVAGRSGDRRGAELNFSPASDKVRAKYGRVPVVARE
- a CDS encoding L,D-transpeptidase, yielding MTQSTDRRLSSRVASALVLVSAVLLTPLVTSSAASAQTLGYASTQPNGYPADEVIASDEGATPERLRRAVVAFGTAEAPGTIIIDTGNTTLYYVLGQGRAIRYGVGVGREGFTWSGVQTISRKAEWPDWHPPGAMIARQPYLPRFMAGGPGNPLGARAMYLGTSQYRIHGTNDPSTIGKFVSSGCIRLTNEDVTDLFSRVDVGTKVVVLPKNAPVMARGGDTRTGIAARPAGAHLRPAAAAPSGRQAMNLIAPQVN
- a CDS encoding AI-2E family transporter; translated protein: MSVIPTKPSPAKRGGAPVPDSKTEFPPVIRRTEVVAIALVGLLIICVIAGLYLAKAFFLPITMAFIVGTMLSPAASFLERYRIPRAVAAVLIVAAVSAGSAFMVGLIASPAIEWSSKLPELGARLKEKMYVFDRPLALWQELQSLLGGPDTLTTLHLPKVDWVQPTLEFLSPTFAEFLLFIATLILFIASWRELRRALIMNFGERTWRLRTLRILNEIEDHLGNYLLVVATINIGVGIATGLICALTGMPNPASLGALAAILNFIPIIGPVAMFAVLVVVGLVAFPTIGAGLLAPAMFAVMTFLEGHFLTPTIVGRRLALNALAVFLTLAFWTWLWGPMGAFLSSPLLIVALIVKEHLTPVDSPQLPED
- a CDS encoding DUF883 family protein, yielding MSTTNGEAAARNPTDKATYERLQKDVIAVKNDIAALTEQITDALNSFAGTASKQARRGYKQARANAEQAVEDVSERGSAMMDAAQDAASSIEETLEDAITQRPLAAVGLALGIGLLIGLTWRR